The Pantoea phytobeneficialis genome has a segment encoding these proteins:
- the ubiF gene encoding 3-demethoxyubiquinol 3-hydroxylase → MQDSHFDVVVIGGGMVGAALACGLAQQQFRVAVVERAEPAPFDAARAPDVRISAIGASSVALLQQLNVWPRVQAMRCAPYRKLETWEWQTAHVTFDAASLGLSELGYMVENSVLQRALWEKMQEDGVTLCAPASLDNVLPHSGGWHVQLDNGTTLDARLVVGADGANSRVRQLAGIGVHGWNYAQSCMLISVECEHDAGDATWQQFTPEGPRAFLPLFGRHASLVWYDAPARIRQLQSLPLPQLEKEIHAHFPARVGRFQVQAAASFPLVRRHATRYVTAGLALVGDAAHTINPLAGQGVNLGYRDVDALLDTLVQARSQAESWSSAAVLQRYQRQRRRDNLLMQGGMDLFYFAFSNKLPPLRFARNLGLIAAEHAGALKRQVLRYALGL, encoded by the coding sequence ATGCAGGATTCACATTTTGATGTGGTGGTGATTGGCGGCGGGATGGTTGGTGCGGCCCTGGCCTGCGGCCTGGCGCAGCAGCAATTCCGTGTGGCGGTGGTTGAGCGGGCTGAACCGGCCCCTTTTGATGCGGCGCGCGCGCCGGATGTTCGTATTTCCGCCATTGGTGCGTCGTCGGTGGCGTTGCTGCAACAGCTTAACGTCTGGCCGCGTGTGCAGGCGATGCGTTGTGCACCTTACCGCAAGCTGGAAACCTGGGAATGGCAAACGGCCCATGTCACCTTTGATGCGGCATCACTCGGTCTGTCTGAACTGGGTTATATGGTTGAGAACAGCGTGCTGCAACGCGCGTTGTGGGAAAAGATGCAGGAAGATGGGGTGACCTTATGCGCTCCGGCCAGCCTGGATAATGTGCTGCCGCACAGCGGCGGTTGGCATGTGCAACTGGACAATGGCACCACGCTGGATGCCAGACTGGTGGTGGGGGCCGATGGTGCCAATTCTCGCGTGCGCCAATTGGCCGGGATTGGTGTGCATGGCTGGAACTACGCGCAATCTTGCATGTTGATTAGCGTCGAGTGTGAACATGACGCCGGGGATGCCACCTGGCAACAGTTTACGCCGGAAGGGCCGCGCGCGTTCTTGCCGCTGTTCGGCAGGCATGCTTCGCTGGTGTGGTATGACGCGCCAGCACGTATTCGTCAGTTGCAAAGTTTGCCGTTGCCACAGTTGGAAAAAGAGATCCACGCGCATTTTCCGGCGCGGGTGGGGCGTTTTCAGGTGCAGGCGGCGGCATCCTTTCCGCTGGTGCGACGCCATGCAACGCGCTATGTCACCGCCGGGCTGGCGTTGGTTGGCGATGCGGCGCACACCATCAATCCGTTGGCCGGGCAGGGGGTGAATCTTGGCTATCGTGATGTGGATGCGTTGCTGGACACGCTGGTGCAGGCGCGTAGTCAGGCGGAGTCGTGGTCATCGGCGGCGGTGTTGCAGCGTTATCAGCGCCAGCGCCGCAGAGATAATTTGTTGATGCAGGGCGGAATGGATCTGTTTTACTTCGCTTTCAGCAATAAACTGCCGCCGCTGCGTTTCGCCCGTAATCTGGGACTGATCGCTGCTGAACACGCCGGTGCGTTAAAACGTCAGGTGCTGCGTTACGCGTTGGGGCTTTAA
- the asnB gene encoding asparagine synthase B — MCSIFGVLDLKTDPVELRKKALECSRLMRHRGPDWSGVYADDKAILAHERLSIVDVNNGAQPLYNADHTHVLAVNGEIYNHQALRAELSDRYQFQTGSDCEVILALYQEKGVDFLDDLQGMFAFILWDSVKQQYLIGRDHIGIIPLYMGNDEHGNFYVASEMKALVPVCRSIKEFPPGSYLSSTDGEIRRYWQRDWMDYKAVEHNVTDAAGLKAALEESVKSHLMSDVPYGVLLSGGLDSSIISAVTKRFAAKRVEDHDKSDAWWPQLHSFAVGLEGSPDLKAAKSVAEHLGTVHHEIHFTVQEGLDAIRDVIYHIETYDVTTIRASTPMYLMSRKIKAMGIKMVLSGEGADEVFGGYLYFHKAPNAKEFHEENVRKLLALHMYDCARANKAMSAWGVEARVPFLDKKFLDVAMRINPEDKMCGSNGKMEKHILRECFSSYLPESVAWRQKEQFSDGVGYSWIDTLKEVAAKQVSDQQLATAHFRFPYNTPNSKEAYLYREIFEELFPIPSAAECVPGGPSVACSSAKAIEWDEAFKSMDDPSGRAVGVHQSAYK, encoded by the coding sequence ATGTGTTCGATTTTTGGTGTGCTGGATCTGAAAACCGATCCTGTTGAATTGCGCAAGAAAGCGCTGGAATGTTCCCGTCTGATGCGCCATCGCGGCCCGGACTGGTCAGGCGTCTATGCCGATGACAAAGCCATTCTGGCGCATGAGCGCCTGTCAATTGTTGACGTCAACAACGGCGCACAGCCGCTGTACAACGCCGATCACACCCACGTACTGGCGGTAAACGGTGAAATCTACAACCATCAGGCGCTGCGTGCTGAACTGAGCGATCGCTATCAGTTCCAGACCGGTTCTGACTGTGAAGTGATCCTCGCGCTGTATCAGGAAAAAGGCGTCGATTTCCTCGATGACCTGCAAGGCATGTTTGCCTTTATTCTGTGGGACAGCGTGAAACAACAATATCTGATTGGTCGTGACCATATCGGTATCATCCCGCTGTATATGGGTAACGATGAACACGGCAACTTCTATGTCGCTTCCGAAATGAAAGCGCTGGTGCCGGTGTGCCGCTCCATCAAAGAATTCCCGCCGGGAAGCTACCTCTCCAGCACCGATGGCGAAATCCGTCGTTACTGGCAGCGTGACTGGATGGATTACAAAGCCGTTGAGCACAACGTTACTGATGCCGCCGGTCTGAAAGCCGCGCTGGAAGAGTCAGTCAAAAGCCATCTGATGTCAGACGTCCCCTACGGCGTGCTGCTGTCTGGTGGTCTGGACTCGTCCATTATCTCCGCAGTGACCAAACGTTTTGCGGCAAAACGCGTAGAAGATCATGACAAGAGCGATGCCTGGTGGCCGCAACTGCACTCCTTCGCGGTAGGTCTGGAAGGTTCACCGGACCTGAAAGCGGCGAAATCGGTCGCGGAACATCTCGGCACCGTGCACCATGAAATCCACTTCACCGTGCAGGAAGGTCTGGATGCAATTCGTGATGTGATTTACCACATCGAAACCTACGATGTGACCACTATCCGTGCCTCAACGCCGATGTACCTGATGTCGCGTAAAATCAAAGCGATGGGTATCAAAATGGTGCTGTCTGGCGAAGGTGCTGATGAAGTGTTTGGTGGCTACCTCTACTTCCACAAAGCGCCGAACGCCAAAGAGTTCCACGAGGAGAACGTGCGTAAGCTGCTGGCACTGCATATGTATGACTGTGCCCGTGCTAACAAAGCGATGTCAGCCTGGGGTGTGGAAGCGCGTGTGCCGTTCCTCGACAAGAAATTCCTGGATGTCGCGATGCGCATCAATCCGGAAGATAAAATGTGTGGCAGCAACGGCAAGATGGAAAAACACATCCTGCGTGAATGCTTCTCCTCATATCTGCCGGAAAGCGTGGCATGGCGTCAGAAAGAGCAGTTCTCTGACGGTGTAGGTTACAGCTGGATCGACACCCTGAAAGAAGTGGCCGCGAAGCAGGTTAGCGATCAACAACTGGCGACCGCCCACTTCCGCTTCCCGTACAACACGCCGAACTCCAAAGAAGCGTATCTGTACCGTGAGATCTTTGAAGAACTGTTCCCGATCCCGAGTGCCGCTGAATGTGTGCCGGGTGGTCCGTCGGTGGCCTGTTCTTCCGCAAAAGCGATTGAATGGGATGAAGCGTTCAAATCGATGGACGATCCATCAGGTCGTGCGGTAGGCGTGCATCAGTCAGCCTATAAATAA
- a CDS encoding HAD-IIA family hydrolase — translation MTIKSVICDIDGVLMHDNTAVPGAQEFLQRILEKKMPLVVLTNYPSQTAKDLANRFASSGIEVPDSVFYTSAMATADFLRRQEGKKAYVIGEGALIHELYKAGFTITDINPDFVIVGETRSFNWEMMHKAAFFVANGARFIATNPDTHARNFVPACGALCAGIEKISGRKPFYVGKPSPYIMRAALNKMQAHSEETVIVGDNLRTDILAGFQAGLETVLVLSGVSTLSDIDAMPFRPDWIYPSVADIDLF, via the coding sequence ATGACAATTAAAAGCGTAATCTGTGACATCGACGGTGTGTTGATGCACGACAACACCGCCGTTCCTGGTGCCCAGGAGTTCCTGCAACGCATCCTTGAAAAAAAGATGCCGCTGGTGGTGCTGACCAACTATCCCTCACAAACAGCGAAAGATTTGGCAAACCGTTTTGCCTCTTCTGGCATTGAAGTGCCGGATTCGGTGTTCTACACCTCGGCAATGGCGACGGCCGATTTTCTGCGCCGTCAGGAAGGGAAAAAAGCCTATGTGATTGGCGAAGGCGCGCTGATTCATGAGCTGTACAAGGCGGGATTCACCATCACCGATATCAATCCGGATTTCGTCATCGTCGGCGAAACGCGCTCCTTTAACTGGGAGATGATGCATAAGGCGGCGTTCTTTGTTGCCAACGGCGCGCGCTTTATCGCTACCAACCCGGATACCCATGCACGTAATTTTGTCCCGGCCTGCGGTGCGTTGTGTGCCGGCATTGAGAAGATCTCCGGGCGCAAACCGTTTTATGTCGGTAAACCCAGCCCCTATATCATGCGTGCTGCGCTGAATAAGATGCAGGCGCACTCCGAAGAAACGGTGATCGTGGGCGATAACCTGCGCACCGATATTCTCGCCGGTTTCCAGGCCGGTCTGGAAACGGTGCTGGTGCTGTCGGGTGTTTCCACACTCAGCGATATTGATGCCATGCCGTTCCGCCCGGACTGGATTTATCCTTCGGTTGCCGATATCGATCTATTCTGA
- the nagC gene encoding DNA-binding transcriptional regulator NagC, protein MTTGGQTQIGNVDLVKQLNSAAVYRLIDQQGPISRIQIAEVSQLAPASVTKITRQLIERGLIKEVEQQASTGGRRAISIITETRHFHTIGVRLGRNDATLTLFDLSGKSLAQEDYPLPERTQETLENALFNAITAFMAAHQRKIHELIAIAVILPGLVDPINGVIRYMPHIAVSHWPLVSSLQKRFNVTSFVGHDIRSLALAEHYFGASRDCADSILVRLHRGTGAGIIANGHIFLGSNGNVGEIGHIQVDPLGERCHCGNFGCLETIAANGAIENRVRHLLNQGYPSSLTLGDCQMPQICRAANQGDALACEVIEYVGRYLGKAIAIAINLFNPQKVVLAGEITEADKVLFPAIEGCINTQALNAFRKNLPVVRSELDHRSAIGAFALAKRAMLNGILLQHLLEE, encoded by the coding sequence ATGACCACTGGCGGCCAGACTCAAATAGGAAATGTCGATCTTGTCAAGCAACTCAATAGCGCAGCCGTTTATCGGTTGATTGATCAACAAGGGCCTATTTCGCGCATTCAGATAGCTGAAGTAAGCCAGCTTGCGCCCGCCAGCGTCACCAAAATTACCCGCCAGTTGATTGAGCGTGGCCTGATCAAAGAGGTGGAACAACAAGCCTCCACCGGTGGTCGCCGCGCTATCTCCATCATCACGGAAACCCGCCATTTTCACACCATTGGGGTGCGCCTCGGACGCAATGATGCCACGCTGACGCTGTTTGATCTCAGTGGCAAATCCCTGGCACAGGAAGATTACCCGCTGCCGGAACGTACCCAGGAAACGCTGGAAAATGCGTTATTCAACGCCATCACCGCGTTTATGGCCGCCCATCAGCGAAAAATTCATGAACTGATTGCCATTGCCGTGATTCTGCCTGGCCTGGTGGACCCGATTAACGGGGTGATTCGCTATATGCCGCATATTGCCGTCAGCCACTGGCCGCTGGTTTCCAGCCTGCAAAAACGCTTCAATGTCACCAGTTTCGTTGGCCACGATATCCGCAGCCTGGCCCTTGCTGAGCACTACTTCGGTGCAAGCCGTGACTGTGCAGACTCCATTCTGGTGCGCCTGCATCGCGGTACCGGGGCTGGCATTATCGCCAATGGTCACATTTTTCTTGGCAGCAATGGCAACGTGGGCGAAATTGGCCATATTCAGGTCGATCCGCTGGGCGAGCGCTGCCATTGTGGCAACTTCGGCTGTCTGGAAACTATCGCCGCCAATGGGGCGATTGAAAACCGGGTGCGCCATCTGTTGAATCAGGGCTATCCCAGCTCGCTGACTCTCGGCGATTGCCAGATGCCGCAAATCTGTCGCGCAGCCAATCAGGGCGATGCGCTGGCATGCGAAGTGATCGAATATGTCGGTCGCTATCTCGGAAAAGCCATCGCGATTGCCATTAACCTGTTTAATCCGCAGAAAGTGGTGCTGGCCGGTGAAATTACCGAGGCCGATAAAGTGCTGTTTCCGGCGATTGAAGGCTGCATTAATACCCAGGCACTGAATGCGTTTCGTAAAAATCTGCCTGTGGTACGCTCAGAACTGGATCATCGCTCCGCCATCGGCGCTTTTGCGTTGGCAAAACGCGCGATGCTGAATGGCATTCTGCTGCAACATCTGCTGGAAGAGTAA
- the nagA gene encoding N-acetylglucosamine-6-phosphate deacetylase, with the protein MYALVNGRIFTGHEILDNHAVVIADGLIERVCPRDTLDATLPQQDVAGAFIAPGFIDLQLNGCGGVQFNDDIDALTVETLEIMQRANEKSGCTSYLPTLITSTDALMKRAIETMRAYLAKHQNQALGLHLEGPWLNKVKKGTHNPELIRLPDAQLVDFLCANADVITKVTLAPENAGSAVIRKLSDAGIIVSAGHSNATYEEAKSGFAAGVSFATHLYNAMPTFAGREPGLIGALFDSPDVYCGIIADGLHVHYANVRNAKRIKGDKLVLVTDATAPAGASIDKFIFAGKTIYYRDGLCVDENGTLSGSAITMIETVQNCVEHCGIALDEALRMATLYPAKAMGVEKQLGTVEAGKVANLTVFTRDFQIIKTFVNGENVLSE; encoded by the coding sequence ATGTACGCATTAGTAAACGGCCGGATTTTTACCGGTCATGAAATTCTGGACAATCATGCGGTAGTGATTGCCGATGGCCTGATTGAGCGCGTCTGCCCACGCGATACGCTCGACGCCACCCTGCCGCAACAGGATGTTGCGGGTGCGTTTATCGCTCCCGGTTTTATCGATTTACAACTTAATGGCTGCGGCGGCGTGCAGTTTAACGATGATATCGATGCACTGACCGTGGAAACGCTGGAAATTATGCAGCGCGCCAATGAGAAATCAGGCTGCACCAGCTACCTGCCAACGCTTATCACCAGCACCGATGCGTTAATGAAACGTGCAATCGAAACCATGCGCGCATATCTGGCTAAACATCAAAACCAGGCGTTGGGTTTACACCTCGAAGGTCCGTGGCTGAATAAAGTCAAAAAAGGCACGCACAATCCGGAATTGATTCGTCTGCCGGATGCACAACTGGTGGATTTTCTTTGCGCTAACGCCGATGTCATCACCAAAGTGACACTCGCCCCGGAGAATGCCGGTAGTGCGGTGATCCGCAAATTAAGCGATGCGGGTATTATTGTTTCAGCGGGCCACTCGAACGCCACTTATGAAGAAGCCAAAAGCGGTTTCGCCGCAGGCGTAAGTTTTGCCACCCACCTCTACAATGCGATGCCGACCTTTGCCGGACGTGAACCCGGTTTGATTGGCGCGCTGTTTGATTCGCCTGATGTATACTGCGGCATCATTGCAGATGGTTTACATGTCCACTACGCTAATGTGCGCAATGCGAAGCGTATCAAGGGCGACAAGTTGGTGCTGGTCACTGATGCCACAGCCCCGGCAGGCGCCTCGATTGATAAATTTATTTTTGCAGGTAAAACAATATACTATCGCGATGGCCTTTGCGTGGATGAGAACGGAACCTTAAGTGGTTCTGCTATCACCATGATTGAAACGGTTCAGAACTGTGTAGAACATTGCGGCATTGCGCTGGATGAGGCGCTGCGCATGGCTACGCTCTATCCGGCAAAGGCGATGGGAGTGGAAAAACAGTTGGGTACGGTCGAAGCTGGAAAAGTCGCCAACCTGACTGTCTTTACCCGCGATTTTCAAATCATTAAGACGTTCGTCAACGGAGAGAACGTCCTCAGCGAGTAA
- the nagB gene encoding glucosamine-6-phosphate deaminase, translating into MRLIPLATPTQVGKWAARHIVNRINAFNPGPDRPFVLGLPTGGTPLEAYKHLIEMHKAGQVSFKHVVTFNMDEYVGLPKEHPESYHSFMYRNFFDHVDIQPENINLLNGNAEDIDAECRQYEEKIRALGKIHLFMGGVGNDGHIAFNEPASSLASRTRIKTLTHETRLANSRFFNGDVDQVPKYALTVGVGTLLDAEEVMILVTGHVKAQALQAAVEGNVNHMWTISCLQLHAKGVVVCDEPATMELKVKTVKYFREMEAENMKGV; encoded by the coding sequence ATGAGACTGATCCCTTTAGCCACACCTACCCAGGTGGGTAAATGGGCCGCGCGCCATATTGTTAACCGCATTAATGCGTTTAATCCTGGCCCAGATCGTCCCTTCGTGCTAGGTCTGCCCACCGGTGGCACACCACTGGAAGCGTACAAGCACCTGATTGAGATGCATAAAGCGGGCCAGGTTAGTTTCAAACATGTGGTCACGTTTAACATGGATGAATACGTTGGCCTGCCAAAAGAGCATCCGGAAAGTTACCACAGCTTTATGTATCGTAATTTTTTCGATCACGTTGATATCCAACCAGAAAACATCAATCTTCTGAATGGCAATGCGGAAGATATTGACGCAGAATGTCGTCAGTACGAAGAGAAGATCCGCGCTCTGGGCAAAATCCATCTGTTTATGGGTGGCGTGGGCAATGATGGTCACATCGCCTTTAACGAACCAGCCTCCTCGCTTGCATCCCGTACCCGTATCAAAACGTTGACACACGAGACTCGCCTCGCCAATTCCCGTTTCTTTAACGGTGATGTGGATCAGGTGCCAAAATATGCCCTGACCGTGGGTGTAGGTACGTTGCTGGATGCCGAAGAGGTGATGATTCTGGTTACCGGTCATGTCAAAGCTCAGGCGTTGCAGGCGGCGGTAGAAGGTAATGTTAACCATATGTGGACCATCAGCTGCTTGCAGCTGCACGCCAAAGGCGTGGTGGTGTGTGATGAACCCGCCACCATGGAACTGAAAGTGAAAACCGTGAAATATTTCCGCGAAATGGAAGCGGAAAATATGAAAGGTGTGTAA
- the nagE gene encoding N-acetylglucosamine-specific PTS transporter subunit IIBC — MLGYLQKVGRALMVPVATLPAAAILMGVGYWIDPDSWGAGNALAALLIKSGAAIIEHMSVLFAIGVAYGMSKDKDGAAALTGFVGFLVVTTLCSPAAVSMIQKIPLDQVPAAFGKIENQFVGILVGIISAEVYNRFSHVELPKALSFFSGRRLVPILVSFLMILVAFVLMYIWPVVFNGLVSFGESIQKLGSVGAGIYAFFNRLLIPVGLHHALNSVFWFDVAGINDIPKFLGGAQSIANGSGIPGITGRYQAGFFPIMMFGLPGAALAIYHCARPENRAKVGGIMLAAAFAAFFTGITEPLEFSFMFVAPVLYVIHALLTGLSVFIAASMHWIAGFGFSAGLVDMALSTRNPLAVHWWMLIPQGLVFFAIYYVVFRFTIQKFNLMTPGRELAADDETDGYDVNVDHSGSGESQTESLARRYIGAVGGSENLTNIDACITRLRLNVKDAAQVNDSVAKRLGASGIIRLNKQSVQIIVGTQAESIATAMKTVLTKGPVAAAATAPAAAQPAAPQPQAVLNSDKGVIATLVAPVSGEVVALDAVPDEAFASKAVGDGLAIKPTGKTVVAPIAGTIVKIFNTNHAFCLESENGVEIVVHMGLDTVALEGKGFSRLVEEGATVVAGQPVLEMDLDFLNANARSMISPVVVSNSDDFAGLNLLASGSVVAGETRLYEVKG; from the coding sequence ATTTTAGGATATCTGCAAAAGGTCGGCCGAGCGCTTATGGTGCCGGTGGCGACCCTGCCGGCAGCGGCAATTTTAATGGGGGTGGGGTACTGGATCGATCCTGACAGCTGGGGGGCGGGTAACGCTCTGGCTGCGTTGCTGATCAAATCCGGTGCCGCGATCATCGAGCATATGTCGGTGCTGTTTGCCATCGGTGTTGCCTATGGCATGTCAAAAGATAAAGACGGTGCTGCGGCGCTGACTGGCTTCGTTGGTTTCCTCGTGGTCACTACCCTGTGTTCACCGGCCGCCGTGTCGATGATTCAGAAAATCCCGTTGGATCAAGTGCCTGCCGCTTTCGGCAAAATCGAGAACCAGTTTGTCGGTATCCTGGTGGGGATTATCTCGGCGGAAGTCTATAACCGCTTCAGCCACGTTGAGCTACCAAAAGCGCTGTCATTCTTCAGTGGCCGCCGTCTGGTTCCCATCCTGGTCTCCTTCCTGATGATCCTCGTCGCGTTCGTTCTGATGTATATCTGGCCGGTGGTGTTTAATGGTCTGGTCAGCTTTGGCGAGAGCATTCAGAAACTGGGTTCTGTTGGCGCAGGTATCTATGCCTTCTTCAACCGTCTGCTGATTCCGGTGGGTCTGCATCACGCATTGAACTCCGTGTTCTGGTTTGACGTGGCTGGCATCAACGATATTCCGAAATTCCTCGGTGGTGCACAGTCCATCGCTAATGGCAGCGGCATTCCGGGGATCACCGGTCGCTATCAGGCGGGCTTCTTCCCGATCATGATGTTCGGTCTGCCGGGTGCAGCGCTGGCAATTTACCACTGCGCGCGTCCGGAAAACCGTGCCAAAGTGGGCGGTATCATGTTGGCTGCTGCCTTTGCTGCCTTCTTTACCGGTATCACCGAACCACTGGAATTCTCCTTTATGTTCGTGGCACCGGTGCTGTATGTCATCCATGCGCTGCTGACCGGGCTTTCGGTATTTATCGCGGCGAGCATGCACTGGATTGCGGGCTTTGGTTTCAGCGCCGGCCTGGTGGATATGGCGCTGTCAACGCGCAACCCGCTGGCGGTCCATTGGTGGATGCTGATCCCACAAGGTCTGGTGTTCTTCGCTATCTACTATGTGGTGTTCCGGTTCACTATCCAGAAATTCAACCTGATGACACCGGGCCGTGAACTGGCTGCTGATGATGAAACTGACGGCTATGACGTCAATGTTGACCACAGCGGCAGTGGCGAAAGCCAGACCGAATCGCTGGCGCGTCGCTACATTGGTGCCGTGGGTGGTTCAGAAAACCTGACCAACATCGATGCCTGTATCACCCGTCTGCGTCTGAACGTGAAAGATGCCGCTCAGGTGAACGACAGCGTGGCGAAACGTTTGGGTGCATCCGGTATTATCCGTCTCAACAAACAAAGCGTGCAGATTATCGTCGGTACCCAGGCGGAAAGCATTGCCACCGCGATGAAAACCGTGCTGACCAAAGGCCCAGTCGCCGCTGCCGCTACCGCGCCTGCTGCTGCACAACCCGCGGCACCACAGCCGCAGGCCGTGCTGAACAGCGACAAAGGCGTGATCGCCACGCTGGTGGCTCCGGTGAGCGGTGAAGTGGTTGCCCTGGACGCGGTGCCGGATGAAGCCTTCGCCAGCAAGGCGGTGGGTGATGGTCTGGCAATTAAGCCTACCGGTAAAACCGTGGTGGCACCGATTGCCGGTACCATCGTGAAAATCTTCAATACCAACCATGCTTTCTGTCTGGAGAGCGAGAACGGTGTTGAGATCGTGGTGCATATGGGTCTGGATACCGTCGCGCTGGAAGGCAAAGGCTTCTCGCGTCTGGTGGAAGAGGGCGCAACGGTGGTGGCGGGCCAGCCAGTGCTGGAAATGGATCTGGATTTCCTCAATGCCAATGCCCGTTCGATGATCAGCCCGGTGGTGGTCAGCAACAGCGATGATTTCGCTGGCCTCAATCTGCTGGCTAGTGGGTCAGTGGTCGCCGGTGAAACCCGTTTGTACGAGGTTAAAGGCTAA
- the glnS gene encoding glutamine--tRNA ligase gives MSEAEARPTNFIRQIIDEDLASGKHNSVHTRFPPEPNGYLHIGHAKSICLNFGIAQDYQGQCNLRFDDTNPVKEDMEFVESIKRDVQWLGFEWSGDVCYSSNYFDQLYNYAVELINKGLAYVDELSPEEIREYRGTLTAPGKNSPFRDRTPEENLALFEKMRAGGFEEGKACLRAKIDMASNFIVMRDPVLYRIKFAEHHQTGNKWCIYPMYDFTHCISDALEGITHSLCTLEFQDNRRLYDWVLDNISIPVHPRQYEFSRLNLEYAVMSKRKLTQLVSEKVVEGWDDPRMLTVSGLRRRGYSAASIREFCLRIGVTKQDNIVEMASLESCIRDDLNENAPRAMAVLDPLKVVIENLPAGHEEIITMPNHPNKPEMGTREVPFSREVWIDRADFREEANKQYKRLVLGKEVRLRNAYVIRAERVAKDDEGNITCIYCTCDVDTLSKDPADGRKVKGVIHWVSAIHALPAEFRLYDRLFSVPNPGAAEDFLTTINPNSLEIKQGFVEPGLRDAVALAPYQFEREGYFCADSVYSQPSKLVFNRTVGLRDTWAKIGD, from the coding sequence ATGAGTGAGGCTGAAGCCCGCCCAACGAACTTTATTCGTCAGATTATCGACGAAGATTTGGCGAGCGGTAAGCACAACAGCGTGCATACCCGTTTCCCGCCTGAGCCCAATGGTTACCTGCATATTGGCCATGCGAAATCGATCTGTCTGAATTTTGGTATCGCACAAGATTACCAGGGACAGTGCAATCTGCGCTTCGACGACACCAACCCGGTGAAAGAAGATATGGAGTTCGTCGAGTCCATCAAGCGCGACGTGCAATGGCTGGGCTTTGAATGGAGCGGAGACGTTTGTTACTCCTCGAACTATTTCGACCAGCTGTACAACTATGCGGTCGAACTGATCAACAAAGGCCTGGCCTATGTGGATGAGCTTTCGCCGGAAGAGATTCGCGAATACCGTGGCACCCTGACTGCCCCGGGTAAAAACAGCCCGTTCCGCGATCGCACACCGGAAGAGAACCTGGCGCTGTTTGAAAAAATGCGCGCCGGTGGCTTCGAAGAGGGCAAGGCTTGCCTGCGTGCCAAAATCGATATGGCATCAAACTTTATCGTGATGCGCGATCCGGTGCTGTATCGCATTAAATTTGCTGAGCATCACCAGACTGGTAACAAATGGTGCATCTACCCGATGTACGATTTTACCCACTGCATCTCCGACGCACTGGAAGGCATTACCCATTCACTGTGTACGCTGGAGTTCCAGGATAACCGTCGCCTGTACGATTGGGTGCTGGACAACATCAGCATTCCGGTTCACCCGCGTCAGTATGAATTCTCACGTCTGAATCTGGAATACGCGGTGATGTCGAAGCGTAAACTGACTCAGCTGGTGAGTGAAAAGGTGGTAGAAGGCTGGGATGACCCGCGTATGCTGACCGTGTCCGGTTTGCGCCGTCGTGGTTACAGCGCAGCCTCGATTCGTGAATTCTGCCTGCGAATTGGTGTGACGAAACAGGACAACATCGTTGAGATGGCCTCGCTGGAGTCATGTATCCGTGACGATCTCAACGAGAATGCGCCGCGTGCTATGGCGGTGCTGGATCCGCTGAAAGTGGTGATTGAGAACCTGCCTGCGGGTCATGAAGAGATCATCACCATGCCGAACCATCCGAACAAACCGGAAATGGGCACGCGTGAGGTTCCGTTCAGTCGTGAGGTGTGGATCGATCGCGCTGATTTCCGTGAGGAAGCCAACAAGCAGTACAAACGTCTGGTGCTGGGTAAAGAGGTCCGTCTGCGTAATGCTTATGTGATCCGTGCCGAGCGCGTAGCGAAAGATGATGAAGGCAATATCACCTGCATCTATTGTACCTGTGACGTCGATACCCTGAGCAAAGATCCGGCTGATGGCCGTAAAGTGAAAGGCGTGATCCACTGGGTTTCGGCGATCCATGCGCTGCCTGCGGAATTCCGTCTGTACGACCGTCTGTTCAGTGTACCGAACCCAGGTGCGGCAGAGGATTTCCTCACCACCATCAACCCGAACTCGCTGGAAATCAAACAAGGTTTTGTTGAGCCGGGTCTGCGTGATGCAGTAGCGCTTGCGCCGTATCAATTTGAACGTGAAGGTTATTTTTGCGCAGATAGCGTTTATTCGCAGCCTTCTAAGCTGGTATTCAACCGTACTGTCGGTTTGCGTGATACCTGGGCGAAAATCGGCGATTAA